One window of Alkaliphilus metalliredigens QYMF genomic DNA carries:
- a CDS encoding sugar ABC transporter substrate-binding protein, with the protein MKSKKILSFLLMMVMVVTLLAGCGGQQETAEETAGEETVVEEPEAKIRVGLSLPTQREERWVRDKERMEAYAAEVGIELIVRVSDANIQEQITQVEALLNQGIDVLILAPHDASAAASLVEQANREGVPVISYDRLITNTDKLDIYLSFDNVKVGELQGKYITEQVPEGRYIIMSGAPTDNNATLFKQGAMSYIQPLIDAGKIEVIAEQAVDNWVPENALRIVEAALSANDNQVDAILAPNDGTAGAAIQALTAQGLAGQVPITGQDAEVSAAKRIVDGTQSMTIFKDTRLLGEEAINIAIKLANGESISTNGEVDNGRFNVPSVLLEPQVVTADNIRELLVGGGYITEADLN; encoded by the coding sequence ATGAAGAGCAAAAAAATATTATCTTTCTTGTTAATGATGGTAATGGTAGTTACACTGCTAGCAGGATGCGGTGGACAACAGGAAACTGCAGAAGAAACTGCTGGAGAGGAAACTGTAGTCGAAGAACCAGAAGCGAAAATTAGAGTAGGACTATCATTACCAACCCAGCGTGAGGAAAGATGGGTACGAGATAAAGAAAGAATGGAAGCATATGCTGCTGAAGTAGGAATTGAACTGATTGTAAGAGTTTCCGATGCAAATATACAAGAACAAATTACACAGGTTGAAGCGCTCTTAAACCAGGGAATTGATGTTTTAATATTAGCACCCCATGATGCATCAGCAGCAGCTTCACTAGTAGAACAAGCTAATCGAGAAGGTGTACCAGTCATTTCCTACGATAGATTAATCACAAATACTGATAAACTTGATATTTACTTATCATTTGACAATGTAAAAGTAGGAGAGCTTCAAGGCAAATATATCACAGAGCAGGTTCCTGAAGGAAGATACATTATTATGTCAGGAGCACCAACTGATAATAATGCAACATTATTTAAGCAAGGCGCAATGAGCTATATTCAACCGTTGATTGATGCAGGTAAAATTGAGGTTATTGCAGAACAAGCGGTAGATAATTGGGTACCAGAAAATGCATTGAGAATCGTTGAAGCGGCATTATCTGCTAACGATAATCAAGTAGATGCTATTCTTGCACCTAATGATGGAACAGCAGGAGCGGCGATTCAAGCACTTACAGCTCAAGGGCTAGCGGGGCAAGTACCGATTACAGGGCAGGATGCAGAGGTATCAGCTGCAAAGAGAATTGTAGATGGAACACAATCTATGACAATATTTAAAGATACAAGATTACTCGGAGAAGAAGCCATCAATATTGCCATCAAATTAGCTAATGGAGAAAGCATTAGTACCAATGGTGAAGTTGACAACGGAAGATTTAATGTACCATCAGTATTACTTGAGCCACAGGTTGTGACAGCAGATAACATTAGAGAATTATTAGTAGGTGGTGGATATATAACAGAGGCAGACTTAAATTAA
- a CDS encoding sugar ABC transporter substrate-binding protein, with translation MKSKEILKLLTVVILLIVLVGMITRTVKIFNEGYITGGAVEGPEERERQHVRIGFALGTLKEERWIKDRDIVMAKIKEYGGEIIVQNANNDDQDQLKQVKYLLDQDIDVLIIVPNDLEKASLAVEQAKRQGVKVISYDRLVLNSNVDLYISFDNVSVGEKMANYILNQVPRGNILIINGPPTDHNTKLIKEGYDRILSDKIEKGEIKIIAEEWAPNWMKEYAFNMTDMLLQDQVQIDGIIAGNDGLADGMIAALSEHRLAGEVVVVGQDADLVACQRIVEGSQLMTVYKPIEKLAEVTAQMAMKLGRGESLEIENRISDGNYQIPYYVLDPIAVDKTNIDDTIIKDGFHRADEVYRSLN, from the coding sequence ATGAAAAGTAAGGAAATTTTAAAATTATTAACAGTGGTTATTCTATTGATTGTTTTAGTCGGTATGATAACACGAACTGTTAAAATTTTCAATGAAGGGTATATAACTGGAGGCGCAGTGGAAGGACCCGAGGAAAGAGAGCGTCAGCATGTTAGAATTGGCTTTGCTTTGGGTACTCTAAAAGAAGAGCGTTGGATTAAAGATCGTGATATTGTCATGGCTAAGATCAAAGAATATGGAGGGGAAATTATTGTCCAAAATGCCAATAATGATGACCAGGACCAATTAAAACAGGTGAAGTATTTGTTAGATCAAGACATTGATGTCCTGATTATCGTACCTAATGATTTAGAAAAAGCTTCTTTAGCTGTAGAGCAAGCAAAAAGACAGGGTGTTAAGGTCATTTCATATGACAGATTAGTCCTCAATTCAAATGTAGATCTCTATATATCCTTTGATAATGTCAGTGTAGGTGAGAAAATGGCAAATTACATCTTAAATCAAGTACCACGTGGAAATATTTTGATTATTAATGGACCTCCCACAGATCATAATACGAAGCTGATCAAAGAAGGCTATGATAGAATATTAAGTGATAAGATAGAAAAAGGTGAGATTAAAATTATAGCTGAGGAATGGGCTCCAAATTGGATGAAAGAGTATGCCTTTAATATGACCGATATGCTACTACAGGATCAAGTCCAGATCGATGGAATCATAGCAGGAAACGATGGACTAGCGGATGGGATGATCGCTGCCCTATCGGAACACAGGTTGGCAGGAGAGGTAGTTGTGGTGGGACAGGATGCAGATTTAGTAGCTTGTCAAAGGATCGTGGAAGGCTCTCAGCTCATGACAGTGTATAAGCCCATTGAAAAACTAGCAGAGGTGACAGCTCAAATGGCGATGAAGCTGGGTAGGGGAGAGAGTCTAGAAATAGAAAATCGAATTTCCGACGGAAACTATCAAATACCTTACTATGTTTTAGACCCTATTGCTGTAGATAAAACCAATATAGATGATACAATTATTAAGGATGGATTCCATCGAGCAGATGAAGTTTATCGAAGTTTAAATTAA
- a CDS encoding response regulator transcription factor has translation MVKILIADDEHIVIESLQFIIEKYIENVEIVGSAKSGREAIEKALITSPDIILMDIHMPGINGIEAIKQIKENNVDAMFVIITAYEYFQYAKEAVNLGVYEYLLKPLNKNKVINLMTDMIKMISNKREVMHRHIILKEKINKIIPLMEGQFVHTNLFSGGSIKDVAFYEDIFNMSLRKGYVMTVRIEVQETKGMEADLNYSLEKQRFYDIFKMELKNLTDSLIGPPLLDRLLAYIPVDKNISDYEIRNQGIDIAKNLVKRMRKQSKLPFTIGLGGNYEIDHFSKSCHEAYIAASLSSDEAVTHFQDMNPTYNSNSAYPENKERLLIHKLLIDDIEGFLKVFDEIFLWLMDHYEEDVDKIKSRLIELLILMKRNIPYEMKGKLDDEKYLIQLLKIDNIKELKNSYLNYIRSIIFSIEEIRKNELNGLITKALAFIQKHYNENICLNDVAQEINMSYHYFSKFFKESTGKNFVDYLTELKIERSKELLKNQSISIKEICYEIGYSDPNYFSKAFKKITGVTPTAYRACISL, from the coding sequence ATGGTTAAAATATTAATAGCTGACGATGAACATATTGTAATTGAATCTCTTCAATTTATTATTGAAAAATACATTGAGAATGTAGAAATAGTTGGTAGCGCAAAATCAGGAAGAGAAGCGATTGAAAAGGCATTAATCACCAGCCCAGACATTATTTTGATGGATATTCACATGCCTGGAATCAATGGAATCGAAGCCATTAAGCAAATTAAAGAAAACAATGTTGATGCAATGTTTGTAATCATTACAGCCTATGAATACTTTCAATATGCAAAGGAGGCTGTCAATTTAGGGGTGTATGAATATTTGCTGAAACCCTTAAATAAAAATAAGGTAATCAACTTAATGACTGATATGATCAAAATGATTTCTAATAAGCGCGAGGTGATGCACAGACATATTATTTTAAAGGAAAAGATCAACAAAATCATTCCACTTATGGAAGGACAGTTTGTTCACACAAATCTTTTTAGTGGAGGCAGTATTAAGGACGTCGCTTTTTATGAGGATATCTTTAATATGAGTTTAAGAAAGGGATATGTAATGACAGTGAGGATTGAAGTACAGGAAACAAAGGGCATGGAGGCGGATTTAAATTACAGTTTAGAAAAACAACGGTTTTATGACATATTTAAGATGGAGTTAAAAAACTTAACTGATAGTTTAATTGGCCCACCACTCCTAGACCGATTACTAGCGTATATTCCTGTAGATAAAAATATAAGTGATTATGAGATTAGAAATCAAGGCATCGATATTGCGAAGAACTTGGTGAAGCGAATGCGTAAACAAAGTAAACTACCTTTTACCATTGGTTTAGGCGGTAACTATGAAATCGATCACTTTTCTAAATCATGTCATGAGGCATATATTGCTGCCAGTCTGTCATCTGATGAAGCGGTGACACATTTTCAAGACATGAATCCTACTTATAATTCGAATAGTGCCTATCCAGAGAACAAGGAAAGGTTACTGATTCATAAGCTACTAATTGACGATATAGAAGGATTTTTAAAGGTTTTCGATGAAATATTTCTATGGCTTATGGATCACTATGAAGAGGATGTAGACAAAATTAAATCTAGACTTATTGAACTGTTGATTTTAATGAAGCGAAATATTCCCTATGAAATGAAGGGAAAACTTGACGATGAAAAATATTTAATTCAGCTACTGAAAATTGATAATATTAAAGAGTTAAAAAATAGCTACCTAAATTATATAAGAAGTATTATTTTCAGTATTGAAGAGATTCGAAAAAATGAATTGAATGGACTTATTACAAAGGCATTAGCCTTTATACAGAAACATTATAATGAAAACATTTGTTTGAATGATGTGGCTCAAGAGATTAATATGAGCTATCACTATTTCAGTAAATTTTTCAAAGAGTCCACAGGCAAAAATTTTGTTGATTATCTAACGGAATTAAAAATTGAAAGGTCTAAGGAGCTTTTGAAGAACCAGAGTATCAGCATCAAAGAAATATGTTATGAAATTGGTTATAGTGATCCAAATTACTTTAGCAAAGCTTTCAAAAAGATAACCGGTGTAACGCCTACGGCATACCGTGCTTGTATATCTTTATAG